The following are from one region of the Rhipicephalus microplus isolate Deutch F79 chromosome 1, USDA_Rmic, whole genome shotgun sequence genome:
- the LOC119164870 gene encoding uncharacterized protein LOC119164870: protein MESSSLPDCNESVEAVEEVANKKTVQAEINTLQQTPSVSAENYNPEPAEPATPENMQASGYALAGERVNVPPEELENYGTVGVAFERPDERGNGFQEEPESHGAVGYSYERQDELFPEDEHEEPADSPAYDGFTQFTSERLGARVHRLAEKIAEHTGKVSQNSENLVLRVSARRDDLLRRNEQQKQNIDTLKSMVLDNLKKYSKDGE, encoded by the exons ATGGAATCGTCGTCCCTACCTGACTGCAATGAAAGCGTCGAGGCAGTCGAGGAGGTTGCCAACAAGAAG ACGGTGCAGGCAGAAATAAACACGCTGCAACAAACGCCGTCCGTGTCAGCCGAAAACTACAACCCCGAAC CTGCAGAACCAGCAACACCCGAAAATATGCAGGCCAGCGGCTATGCGTTGGCGGGCGAAC GTGTAAATGTGCCTCCTGAAGAACTTGAAAATTATGGCACAGTCGGGGTTGCATTTGAAAGACCTGATGAAC GTGGAAATGGATTTCAAGAAGAGCCGGAAAGTCACGGCGCAGTTGGATATTCGTACGAGAGACAAGATGAGC tgTTTCCTGAAGACGAGCACGAAGAACCTGCAGATTCTCCCGCTTATGATGGCTTTACACAGTTCACGAGTGAAC GCCTTGGTGCAAGAGTGCATCGTCTGGCCGAGAAGATTGCTGAACACACGGGCAAGGTTTCCCAGAATTCCGAAAACCTCGTTCTTCGAGTATCAGCGCGTCGCGACGATCTCTTGCGACGCAACGAGCAGCAAAAGCAAAACATCGACACCCTCAAAAGCATGGTTCTTGATAATTTGAAGAAGTACTCGAAAGATGGCGAGTAG